A genomic region of Betaproteobacteria bacterium contains the following coding sequences:
- a CDS encoding glyoxalase/bleomycin resistance/extradiol dioxygenase family protein → MATKIFVNLPVKDLNKSVEFFTRLGYTFNPQFTDETATCMIVSDDIFVMLLTEAKFQSFTPKPICDARRNTEVLTALSCESRSHVREMVQKAVAAGGTTYNDEQDHGFMLQHGYQDLDGHIWELVYMEPSALQSGSA, encoded by the coding sequence ATGGCAACCAAGATCTTCGTCAATCTGCCCGTCAAGGATCTGAACAAGTCGGTCGAATTCTTTACCCGCCTCGGCTACACGTTCAATCCGCAGTTCACCGACGAGACGGCGACCTGCATGATCGTGAGCGACGACATCTTCGTCATGCTTCTGACGGAGGCGAAATTCCAGAGCTTCACACCCAAACCCATCTGCGACGCGCGCCGCAACACCGAGGTGCTGACTGCGCTTTCTTGCGAGAGTCGCAGCCATGTGCGCGAGATGGTTCAAAAAGCCGTCGCGGCGGGCGGAACGACATACAACGATGAGCAGGATCACGGCTTCATGCTGCAGCACGGCTACCAGGACCTCGACGGACACATCTGGGAGCTGGTCTACATGGAGCCGAGCGCGCTACAGTCCGGGTCTGCGTAA